A DNA window from Streptomyces asoensis contains the following coding sequences:
- a CDS encoding APC family permease — protein sequence MSSTSHGRIPPAAPPTALRRSLGVIDGAAIAASSTAATTSIAIGMGTIAATVGRQAPVLMLLAFLPVLGIASAYARLNRSEPNCGNGYVWVGKSLGPWPGFLTGWVTLVGSVIFLAFTGAVTGSVVLIFANKVGAHRVAGIALDPQSTAVSTAVGLVVLTAVTALAVTGVRSATRLQFALLVFEYAVLLGFCGWALLTGRQGFSLSWFDPFRISSGTAFAQGLVLAVFFYWGWDAAFSVTEETKSPEDSARGGFIALFAMLGLFLFASVAFQREMSLPELIENGPQALPYLGAKLAAEPWASLPLLALMFSAVASVQSSVIPTARGLLAMGRDRTMGRVWTRIHPRYGTPAAGTVIVMSIAAGVALLAVALPRLSDMLLAAVNAIGLVVALYYGLTAIACAVRFRGARHDGPREALLAIGVPAASGAVLLGLGGYLAYSYVTMSDHFALRPDNGWFMLSLPTAIVLGGLVMAAVAKYGRRSPYFTSGQGTDADALTLPMDRTAA from the coding sequence TTGTCGTCCACCTCGCACGGCCGGATCCCGCCGGCCGCCCCTCCCACGGCGCTGCGCCGCTCCCTCGGCGTCATCGACGGCGCCGCCATCGCCGCGTCCAGCACGGCGGCCACGACCAGCATCGCCATCGGCATGGGCACCATCGCCGCGACGGTGGGCCGTCAGGCGCCCGTGCTCATGCTGCTGGCCTTCCTGCCCGTGCTCGGCATCGCCTCGGCCTACGCCCGTCTCAACCGCTCGGAGCCCAACTGCGGCAACGGCTACGTCTGGGTCGGCAAGTCCCTCGGCCCCTGGCCCGGCTTCCTGACCGGCTGGGTCACCCTCGTCGGCTCCGTGATCTTCCTGGCCTTCACCGGCGCGGTCACCGGCTCCGTCGTGCTGATCTTCGCCAACAAGGTCGGCGCGCACCGCGTCGCCGGGATCGCTCTCGATCCGCAGTCCACCGCCGTGAGCACCGCCGTCGGCCTGGTCGTCCTCACGGCGGTCACCGCCCTCGCCGTGACCGGGGTGCGCAGCGCCACCCGGCTCCAGTTCGCTCTGCTGGTCTTCGAGTACGCCGTGCTGCTGGGGTTCTGCGGCTGGGCCCTGCTCACCGGACGGCAGGGATTCTCGCTGTCCTGGTTCGATCCCTTCCGCATATCCAGCGGCACGGCGTTCGCGCAGGGCCTGGTCCTGGCGGTGTTCTTCTACTGGGGCTGGGACGCGGCGTTCAGCGTCACCGAGGAGACCAAGAGCCCCGAGGACTCCGCGCGCGGCGGCTTCATCGCCCTGTTCGCCATGCTCGGCCTGTTCCTCTTCGCCTCGGTCGCCTTCCAGCGGGAGATGAGCCTGCCCGAACTCATCGAGAACGGGCCCCAGGCGCTGCCCTACCTCGGGGCGAAGCTGGCGGCCGAACCGTGGGCGAGCCTGCCGCTGCTCGCCCTGATGTTCTCGGCCGTGGCCTCCGTCCAGTCCTCCGTCATCCCCACGGCGCGCGGTCTGCTCGCCATGGGCCGCGACCGCACGATGGGCCGGGTCTGGACCCGGATCCACCCCCGCTACGGCACGCCCGCCGCCGGAACCGTCATCGTCATGTCGATCGCCGCCGGCGTCGCCCTGCTCGCAGTGGCCCTGCCCCGGCTGAGCGACATGCTGCTGGCCGCGGTCAACGCCATCGGTCTGGTCGTCGCCCTGTACTACGGCCTCACCGCGATCGCCTGTGCCGTCCGCTTCCGCGGCGCCCGGCACGACGGGCCGCGCGAGGCGCTGCTCGCGATCGGCGTGCCCGCCGCCTCCGGGGCGGTCCTGCTCGGCCTCGGCGGCTACCTCGCCTACTCCTACGTCACCATGAGCGACCACTTCGCGCTCCGGCCCGACAACGGCTGGTTCATGCTGTCGCTGCCCACCGCCATCGTCCTGGGCGGACTCGTGATGGCGGCGGTCGCCAAGTACGGCCGCCGCTCGCCCTACTTCACCTCCGGGCAGGGCACCGACGCCGACGCACTGACCCTGCCCATGGACCGCACGGCGGCCTGA
- a CDS encoding amidohydrolase, whose product MHRPQTADLVFTGGPVHTVDPARSTATSVAVRDGRITAVGHDEVLDLVGARTEVVDLAGRLLLPGFQDAHVHPQGAGLELALCHLGDSADAQEYLRRVAAYAEAHPHAEWITGGGWSMEAFPGGTPTAALLDAVVPDRPVFLPNRDHHGAWVNTRALERAGIDARTPDPADGRIERDAHGNPTGMLQEGAVHLVGALVPDPTPQQQTAALLHAQAVLHSYGVTAWQDAIIGAHADLTDPAPAYRAAVDAGLLTARVVGALWWDRDRGAEQIPELVARREELSRGRFRAGTVKIMQDGIAENHTAAMLDPYLTGCGCPSDNSGISFVEPGALNAHVTALDALGFQVHFHALGDRAVREALDAVEAARAANGRRDTRHHLAHLQVVHPEDVRRFRPLGATANLQALWAAHEPQMDELTLPFLGERRGARQYPFGDLLRAGATLAAGSDWPVSSPDPLAAVHVAVNRIAPDAPEGTPVFLPAQRLDLATALAAYTAGSAYVNHLDDTTGSVTPGKSADLVVLDRDPFAGPPAEIAATRVVQTFVDGARVYAADDA is encoded by the coding sequence ATGCACCGTCCCCAGACCGCCGATCTCGTCTTCACCGGCGGTCCCGTCCACACGGTCGACCCCGCCCGCTCCACCGCCACGAGCGTGGCCGTGCGCGACGGGCGGATCACCGCCGTCGGCCACGACGAGGTCCTCGACCTCGTCGGCGCCCGCACCGAGGTCGTCGACCTCGCGGGACGCCTGCTGCTGCCGGGCTTCCAGGACGCCCACGTCCACCCGCAGGGCGCCGGGCTCGAACTCGCCCTGTGCCACCTCGGCGACAGCGCCGACGCGCAGGAGTACCTGCGGCGCGTCGCGGCGTACGCCGAGGCGCACCCGCACGCCGAGTGGATCACCGGCGGCGGCTGGTCCATGGAGGCGTTCCCCGGCGGCACGCCCACCGCGGCGCTGCTCGACGCGGTCGTTCCCGACCGGCCCGTTTTCCTGCCCAACCGCGACCACCACGGCGCCTGGGTCAACACCCGCGCCCTGGAGCGGGCCGGCATCGACGCCCGCACCCCGGACCCGGCCGACGGCCGCATCGAACGCGACGCCCACGGCAACCCGACGGGCATGCTCCAGGAAGGCGCCGTCCATCTGGTAGGCGCCCTGGTCCCCGACCCCACCCCTCAGCAGCAGACCGCGGCGCTGCTGCACGCCCAGGCCGTGCTGCACTCGTACGGCGTCACCGCCTGGCAGGACGCCATCATCGGCGCCCACGCCGACCTGACCGACCCGGCCCCGGCGTACCGGGCGGCCGTCGACGCGGGACTGCTCACCGCGCGGGTGGTCGGCGCCCTGTGGTGGGACCGGGACCGCGGAGCCGAGCAGATACCCGAACTCGTCGCCCGGCGAGAGGAGTTGAGCCGGGGACGGTTCCGGGCCGGCACCGTCAAGATCATGCAGGACGGCATCGCGGAGAACCACACCGCCGCCATGCTGGACCCGTATCTCACCGGCTGCGGCTGCCCCTCGGACAACAGCGGCATCAGTTTCGTCGAGCCCGGCGCGCTGAACGCACATGTCACGGCGCTCGACGCGCTCGGCTTCCAGGTGCACTTCCACGCGCTGGGCGACCGGGCCGTCCGTGAGGCGCTGGACGCCGTCGAGGCCGCCCGCGCCGCCAACGGCCGGCGCGACACCCGGCACCACCTCGCCCATCTCCAGGTGGTCCACCCCGAGGACGTCCGCCGCTTCCGCCCGCTGGGCGCCACCGCCAACCTCCAGGCCCTGTGGGCGGCCCACGAACCGCAGATGGACGAGCTGACGCTGCCCTTCCTCGGCGAACGGCGCGGGGCCCGGCAGTATCCCTTCGGCGACCTGCTGCGCGCCGGGGCCACCCTCGCGGCGGGCAGCGACTGGCCGGTCAGCAGCCCGGACCCGCTGGCCGCCGTCCATGTCGCCGTCAACCGGATCGCCCCCGACGCCCCCGAGGGCACCCCGGTCTTCCTGCCCGCCCAGCGGCTCGACCTCGCCACCGCCCTCGCGGCGTACACGGCGGGCAGCGCCTACGTGAACCATCTGGACGACACGACGGGCAGCGTCACGCCCGGCAAGTCCGCCGACCTGGTCGTCCTGGACCGCGACCCGTTCGCCGGTCCGCCCGCGGAGATCGCCGCGACCCGTGTCGTGCAGACCTTCGTGGACGGCGCCCGCGTCTACGCCGCCGACGACGCCTGA
- a CDS encoding lysophospholipid acyltransferase family protein produces MLSRAVSALTPLFGRLTVTSEIKLRLPAGTLFVANHDSMADPAVVMAALRQLDLEPVVMATAGLWRIPLLGKALSRDGHIPVHRRTAHAALALDAAAEALAGGRHVLIYGEGGLPRRKDAAPAAPEPFRTGLARLARASGAMVVPVGHAGARRIASGSAAKQLAGALTAPVRRPHCHVHLGAPLRLPAETERGTAAARLAVTTAWRTAARAVGELQR; encoded by the coding sequence GTGCTCAGCCGTGCCGTCTCCGCCCTGACACCGCTCTTCGGGCGCCTCACCGTCACCAGCGAGATCAAGCTGCGGCTGCCCGCCGGGACCCTCTTCGTGGCCAACCACGACTCCATGGCCGACCCCGCCGTCGTCATGGCCGCGCTGCGGCAGCTGGACCTCGAACCGGTGGTGATGGCCACCGCGGGACTGTGGCGGATACCGCTGCTCGGCAAGGCGCTGAGCCGCGACGGGCACATCCCCGTCCACCGCAGGACGGCGCACGCGGCGCTGGCCCTGGACGCGGCCGCCGAGGCGCTGGCCGGCGGCCGTCACGTCCTGATCTACGGCGAGGGCGGCCTGCCGCGCCGCAAGGACGCGGCGCCCGCCGCCCCCGAGCCGTTCCGCACCGGACTCGCGCGCCTGGCCCGGGCCAGCGGCGCGATGGTGGTACCGGTGGGGCACGCGGGTGCGCGGCGGATCGCCTCGGGGTCGGCCGCGAAGCAGCTGGCGGGCGCGTTGACGGCGCCGGTGCGGCGACCGCACTGCCACGTCCACCTCGGTGCGCCGCTGCGGCTCCCCGCGGAGACCGAACGCGGCACCGCGGCCGCCCGCCTCGCCGTCACCACGGCCTGGCGGACAGCGGCCCGCGCGGTCGGCGAACTCCAACGCTGA
- a CDS encoding LacI family DNA-binding transcriptional regulator: MAGRTTADVPRRTRATASMADVARLAGVSSQTVSRVSNGYAGVNEETRQQVLQAMAELGYRPNSAARALKRGEFRTIGVITFTLSTTGNVRTLEAIATSAAAEGYAVTLLPVAVPTSDEVRGAFSRLEELAVDAVIVIMEVHLLDAATVKLPPHVQVVVVDSDAGDHYTVVDTDQSGGTMTAVQHLLDLGHRTVWHLAGPEGSFAAQRRADAWRAALTGAGRTAPPVVRGDWSAESGYLAGLELAAREDCTAVFAANDQMALGLLRALHERGRRVPEDVSIIGFDDIPEAGSFLPPLTTLHQDFAEVGRLCVQAVLRKMRPDGSERGTTLVPTRLVLRQSTAPPPAVR; the protein is encoded by the coding sequence ATGGCTGGAAGGACAACGGCCGACGTGCCGAGACGCACCCGGGCCACGGCCTCCATGGCGGACGTCGCACGGCTCGCCGGCGTGTCGTCGCAAACGGTGTCGCGGGTTTCCAACGGTTACGCCGGTGTGAACGAGGAGACGCGGCAGCAGGTCCTCCAGGCCATGGCGGAACTCGGCTACCGGCCCAACAGCGCCGCCCGCGCCCTCAAGCGTGGCGAGTTCCGCACCATCGGCGTCATCACCTTCACGCTGTCCACGACCGGCAATGTGCGCACCCTGGAGGCGATCGCCACCTCGGCGGCGGCCGAGGGCTACGCGGTGACCCTGCTGCCGGTGGCCGTCCCCACCTCCGACGAGGTGCGCGGCGCGTTCTCCCGGCTGGAGGAGCTCGCCGTCGACGCGGTGATCGTCATCATGGAGGTCCACCTGCTGGACGCGGCGACGGTGAAGCTGCCGCCGCACGTGCAGGTCGTCGTCGTGGACTCCGACGCCGGAGACCACTACACCGTCGTGGACACCGACCAGTCCGGCGGCACCATGACCGCCGTCCAGCACCTGCTCGACCTCGGACACCGCACCGTGTGGCATCTGGCGGGCCCCGAGGGCTCGTTCGCGGCCCAGCGGCGCGCGGACGCCTGGCGGGCGGCCCTGACCGGCGCGGGCCGCACCGCGCCGCCCGTCGTCCGGGGCGACTGGTCCGCGGAGTCCGGCTACCTGGCGGGCCTCGAGCTGGCCGCCCGCGAGGACTGCACCGCCGTCTTCGCCGCCAACGACCAGATGGCCCTGGGCCTGCTGCGCGCCCTGCACGAACGCGGGCGCCGGGTTCCCGAGGACGTCAGCATCATCGGTTTCGACGACATCCCCGAGGCCGGCTCCTTCCTGCCTCCGCTCACCACCCTGCACCAGGACTTCGCCGAGGTCGGCCGGCTCTGCGTGCAGGCCGTCCTGCGCAAGATGCGTCCGGACGGGTCCGAACGCGGGACGACGCTCGTCCCGACCCGGCTGGTCCTGCGCCAGAGCACGGCTCCGCCGCCGGCGGTGCGCTGA
- a CDS encoding carbohydrate ABC transporter permease yields the protein MTTLQPPVAAEPRPAPPPAKRDRRSWTGWGFIGPFVAVFALVFLAPILYSIYLSLFRDQLIGGNQFVGLDNYTRAFQDDAFWAAVGRVALFLVVQVPIMLGIALLVALALDSGRLYGKSFFRITIFLPYAVPAVVATLMWGFMYGTKYGLVGDINSAFGVQLPDLLSPDWVLASIGNIVTWEFVGYNMLIFYSALRVIPTSLYEAAEIDGAGQWRVISSIKLPAIRGAIVIATIFSIIGSFQLFNEPSILRPLALNSITTDYTPNFYTYSLSFNGQQHNYSATVAIIMGVITMIVAYAVQLRGMRKGA from the coding sequence ATGACGACGCTGCAACCGCCGGTGGCCGCCGAGCCGCGGCCGGCACCGCCTCCGGCGAAACGGGACCGCCGCTCCTGGACGGGCTGGGGTTTCATCGGTCCCTTCGTGGCCGTCTTCGCCCTGGTCTTCCTGGCCCCGATCCTGTATTCGATCTACCTCAGCCTCTTCCGCGACCAGCTCATCGGCGGAAACCAGTTCGTCGGCCTGGACAACTACACGCGGGCCTTCCAGGACGACGCGTTCTGGGCGGCCGTGGGCCGGGTGGCGCTCTTCCTCGTGGTCCAGGTCCCGATCATGCTGGGCATCGCCCTGCTCGTGGCGCTGGCGCTGGACAGCGGACGCCTCTACGGCAAGAGCTTCTTCCGCATCACGATCTTCCTGCCGTACGCCGTGCCCGCCGTGGTCGCCACCCTGATGTGGGGCTTCATGTACGGCACCAAGTACGGACTGGTCGGCGACATCAACTCCGCGTTCGGGGTCCAGCTGCCCGACCTGCTCTCGCCGGACTGGGTGCTCGCCTCCATCGGCAACATCGTGACCTGGGAGTTCGTCGGGTACAACATGCTGATCTTCTACTCGGCGCTGCGGGTCATCCCGACATCGCTGTACGAGGCGGCGGAGATCGACGGCGCCGGCCAGTGGCGGGTGATCAGCTCGATCAAACTCCCCGCGATCCGGGGCGCCATCGTCATCGCGACGATCTTCTCGATCATCGGCAGCTTCCAGCTCTTCAACGAGCCGAGCATCCTGCGTCCGCTGGCGCTGAACTCCATCACCACGGACTACACGCCGAACTTCTACACCTACTCGCTGTCCTTCAACGGCCAGCAGCACAACTACTCCGCGACCGTGGCCATCATCATGGGCGTCATCACGATGATCGTCGCGTACGCCGTCCAGCTGCGCGGCATGCGCAAGGGAGCGTGA
- a CDS encoding carbohydrate ABC transporter permease, which produces MSTSVTASPAKNGAARLRTPRKAHSPGKPRRNVLLTVLMALMVLYTVVPLIWLVINATKTQSGLADSNGLWFAHDFALWDNIRDTFTYHDGIFGRWLLNTLLYVVLGAGGATLLAVLGGYALAKFQFPGKRAIFALVIGAVAVPGTALAVPTFLMFSKMGLTDTPWAVIIPSLVSPFGLYLMWVFAAEAIPTELLEAARMDGASEVRTFFQVALPLLAPGIVTVLLFTTVATWNNYFLPLIMLKDPDWYPLTLGLSAWSSQAQTIGGDVIFNLVITGSLLTILPLIAAFLFLQKYWQSGLAAGSVKE; this is translated from the coding sequence ATGAGCACCTCTGTCACCGCCTCCCCCGCGAAGAACGGCGCAGCCAGACTGCGCACCCCGCGCAAGGCGCACAGCCCCGGCAAGCCGAGGCGCAACGTGCTGCTCACGGTGCTGATGGCCCTGATGGTCCTCTACACCGTGGTGCCGCTGATCTGGCTGGTCATCAACGCCACGAAGACCCAGTCGGGGCTGGCGGACTCCAACGGCCTCTGGTTCGCCCACGACTTCGCCCTGTGGGACAACATCCGGGACACCTTCACCTATCACGACGGCATCTTCGGCCGCTGGCTGCTGAACACCCTGCTGTACGTGGTGCTCGGTGCGGGCGGCGCGACCCTGCTGGCCGTCCTGGGCGGCTACGCGCTGGCGAAGTTCCAGTTCCCCGGCAAGCGCGCGATCTTCGCCCTGGTGATCGGCGCGGTCGCCGTCCCGGGGACGGCGCTGGCCGTGCCGACCTTCCTGATGTTCAGCAAGATGGGGCTGACCGACACCCCCTGGGCGGTGATCATCCCCTCCCTCGTGTCGCCGTTCGGCCTCTATCTGATGTGGGTGTTCGCCGCGGAGGCGATCCCGACCGAGCTGCTCGAGGCGGCCCGGATGGACGGGGCGAGCGAGGTGCGGACCTTCTTCCAGGTCGCGCTGCCGCTGCTGGCCCCCGGGATCGTGACCGTGCTGCTGTTCACCACGGTCGCCACCTGGAACAACTACTTCCTTCCGCTGATCATGCTGAAGGACCCCGACTGGTACCCGCTGACGCTGGGTCTGAGCGCCTGGAGCTCCCAGGCACAGACCATCGGCGGTGACGTGATCTTCAACCTGGTGATCACCGGGTCCCTCCTCACGATCCTCCCCCTGATCGCCGCGTTCCTGTTCCTCCAGAAGTACTGGCAGTCCGGCCTCGCCGCCGGAAGCGTCAAGGAGTGA
- a CDS encoding ABC transporter substrate-binding protein, whose amino-acid sequence MRRTTGRIVRGLALVSALALGATACGGSDDDSDTKAVSAGDLQAALDKGGDITVWAWEPTLKTVAADFQKKYPKVKVNLVSERSGDKHYTALSNAISAGKGVPDVAQVEYFALGQYSLTKGLTDLAPYGADKLASKYTPGPWNAVSDGDKVYGLPMDSGPMALFYNKTVFDKYKIAVPTTWDEYLDAARKLHKADPKAYIANDLGDAGFTTSLLWQAGSRPYKVDGTKVAINFDDAGAKKFETIWQQLIDEKLLAPVSGWTDDWYKGLGDGTIATLATGAWMPANFVTGVPNAKGQWRAAAMPAWTKGDKASAENGGSSLAVPALAKNKELAYAFTEYANSGAGVATRVSEGAFPATKAELESPAFQSKKFDYFDGQEANKIFAESAANVASDWSYLPFQPYANSIFNDTVGKAYVSSTKLADGLKAWQDASVKYGEEQGFTVEK is encoded by the coding sequence ATGCGCAGAACAACGGGTCGCATCGTGCGCGGCCTCGCCCTCGTCTCCGCCCTCGCCCTGGGCGCCACCGCCTGCGGCGGCTCGGACGACGACTCCGACACCAAGGCCGTCTCCGCCGGCGACCTCCAGGCAGCCCTGGACAAGGGCGGCGACATCACGGTCTGGGCCTGGGAGCCCACCCTGAAGACCGTGGCCGCCGACTTCCAGAAGAAGTACCCCAAGGTCAAGGTCAACCTGGTCAGCGAGCGCTCCGGCGACAAGCACTACACCGCGCTGTCCAACGCGATCTCGGCCGGCAAGGGTGTCCCGGACGTCGCACAGGTCGAGTACTTCGCGCTCGGCCAGTACTCCCTGACCAAGGGTCTGACCGACCTGGCCCCCTACGGCGCCGACAAGCTCGCCTCGAAGTACACGCCCGGCCCGTGGAACGCCGTCAGCGACGGCGACAAGGTCTACGGCCTGCCGATGGACTCGGGCCCGATGGCGCTCTTCTACAACAAGACGGTCTTCGACAAGTACAAGATCGCCGTCCCCACCACCTGGGACGAGTACCTGGACGCGGCCCGCAAGCTCCACAAGGCCGACCCCAAGGCGTACATCGCCAACGACCTCGGCGACGCGGGCTTCACCACCTCCCTGCTGTGGCAGGCCGGTTCGCGCCCCTACAAGGTCGACGGCACCAAGGTCGCCATCAACTTCGACGACGCCGGCGCCAAGAAGTTCGAGACGATCTGGCAGCAGCTGATCGACGAGAAGCTGCTCGCCCCGGTCAGCGGCTGGACCGACGACTGGTACAAGGGCCTGGGCGACGGCACCATCGCCACCCTGGCCACCGGCGCCTGGATGCCCGCCAACTTCGTCACCGGCGTCCCGAACGCCAAGGGCCAGTGGCGCGCCGCGGCGATGCCGGCCTGGACCAAGGGCGACAAGGCGAGCGCGGAGAACGGCGGCAGCTCGCTGGCCGTCCCGGCGCTGGCCAAGAACAAGGAACTCGCCTACGCCTTCACCGAGTACGCCAACTCCGGCGCCGGTGTCGCCACCCGCGTCTCCGAGGGCGCCTTCCCCGCCACCAAGGCGGAGCTGGAGTCCCCCGCGTTCCAGAGCAAGAAGTTCGACTACTTCGACGGCCAGGAAGCCAACAAGATCTTCGCCGAGTCGGCCGCGAACGTCGCCAGCGACTGGTCGTACCTCCCGTTCCAGCCGTACGCCAACTCGATCTTCAACGACACCGTCGGCAAGGCGTACGTCTCCAGCACCAAGCTGGCGGACGGTCTGAAGGCCTGGCAGGACGCCTCGGTCAAGTACGGCGAGGAGCAGGGCTTCACCGTCGAGAAGTGA